From the Thermovirga lienii DSM 17291 genome, one window contains:
- a CDS encoding NUDIX hydrolase (PFAM: NUDIX domain~InterPro IPR000086~KEGG: aco:Amico_0734 NUDIX hydrolase~PFAM: NUDIX hydrolase~SPTR: NUDIX hydrolase), translating into MNQGRMLLEDKETLVIVEWLAQKNLNKRNHSGVWIKSEVNVDNVVSWASLPNTGRRQSAVIIPYVKGLKGKDALLLIEKSKKLRHHAGQMAFPGGAREDKDVTPLDTALRELHEEVGISPERVEVVEALPKEYVYSSDFVIYPYLAYIDGEDLFGSITLDEEELAAAVLVDIKRLPVPPKFRWKRTLQGVIVYPEFYLSPERTVWGATARMLWRFLRRYYYERR; encoded by the coding sequence ATGAATCAGGGGAGAATGTTGCTGGAAGATAAAGAAACATTGGTGATAGTAGAGTGGTTGGCCCAGAAAAATCTTAATAAAAGAAACCACAGCGGGGTATGGATTAAAAGCGAAGTTAACGTTGATAATGTGGTTTCATGGGCCAGCTTGCCTAATACTGGGAGGAGGCAAAGTGCTGTTATAATCCCATATGTAAAAGGTTTAAAAGGGAAAGATGCGTTGCTTCTGATAGAGAAGAGCAAAAAACTGAGGCACCACGCTGGTCAAATGGCGTTCCCTGGAGGTGCCCGAGAGGACAAGGACGTAACTCCCCTGGATACTGCTTTGAGAGAGTTACATGAAGAGGTTGGCATTTCTCCCGAAAGGGTAGAAGTGGTGGAGGCGTTACCGAAGGAATATGTGTATAGCAGTGATTTCGTGATTTATCCATATCTTGCTTATATAGACGGAGAGGATTTGTTTGGTTCCATAACGTTGGATGAAGAGGAACTGGCTGCTGCAGTACTGGTCGACATTAAAAGGTTGCCTGTGCCTCCCAAGTTTCGCTGGAAGAGAACTCTCCAAGGAGTGATAGTTTATCCTGAATTCTATTTGAGTCCAGAAAGAACGGTGTGGGGTGCTACAGCACGAATGTTGTGGCGGTTTTTGAGACGATATTATTATGAACGCAGGTGA
- a CDS encoding Endonuclease IV (PFAM: Xylose isomerase-like TIM barrel~TIGRFAM: apurinic endonuclease (APN1)~COGs: COG0648 Endonuclease IV~InterPro IPR001719: IPR018246: IPR012307~KEGG: aco:Amico_0735 apurinic endonuclease Apn1~PFAM: Xylose isomerase domain-containing protein TIM barrel~PRIAM: Deoxyribonuclease IV (phage-T(4)-induced)~SMART: AP endonuclease family 2~SPTR: Probable endonuclease 4;~TIGRFAM: apurinic endonuclease Apn1~manually curated), giving the protein MSLIGAHMSIAGGLWKAIERGELLGCEAIQIFTKNQLQWYSSPLPQHIAERFLLVWSRSHIRKVVAHASYLINLAGDEGVRRKSIESLVQEVKRCDQLGIDELVLHPGSHRGKGVEEGLRLLSEALRDVLVRTEETRVRILLETMAGTGDGLGSTLEELEWVLNFMDRDPRLGVCVDTCHVFASGYELRTAFAYEKLVQKLEKMFGLERIGCWHLNDSKEGRGSKKDRHHHIGEGEIGEQVFARIVSDPRWEDVPCILETPKENGSDVRNLTLLRKMRGS; this is encoded by the coding sequence ATGTCTTTAATAGGAGCCCATATGTCCATAGCGGGCGGTCTGTGGAAAGCCATAGAAAGAGGAGAACTGTTGGGTTGTGAAGCAATCCAGATCTTTACCAAGAACCAGCTGCAATGGTATTCGTCCCCCTTGCCCCAACACATTGCAGAAAGGTTTCTGTTGGTCTGGAGTCGTAGCCATATCCGCAAGGTAGTGGCTCATGCTTCTTATTTGATTAATTTGGCTGGGGACGAGGGAGTAAGAAGGAAGAGTATAGAGTCCTTGGTTCAGGAGGTAAAAAGGTGTGATCAACTTGGAATTGACGAGTTGGTTTTACACCCTGGATCCCACAGGGGAAAAGGGGTAGAAGAAGGGCTCAGATTGCTTTCTGAAGCTTTGCGTGATGTGCTTGTCAGGACTGAGGAGACCAGGGTTAGGATTCTTCTTGAAACCATGGCAGGAACTGGAGATGGTTTAGGTTCCACTCTTGAGGAGCTGGAATGGGTTTTGAATTTCATGGATAGGGATCCCAGACTTGGTGTGTGCGTCGACACTTGTCATGTTTTTGCTTCTGGTTATGAGTTGCGCACGGCCTTTGCGTATGAGAAGCTTGTGCAGAAGTTGGAGAAGATGTTCGGACTGGAAAGGATAGGATGTTGGCATCTTAATGACAGCAAGGAAGGACGAGGAAGCAAAAAGGACAGGCACCACCATATTGGAGAGGGTGAAATAGGAGAGCAAGTTTTCGCCAGGATAGTAAGCGACCCTAGATGGGAAGATGTGCCCTGTATCTTGGAAACGCCGAAAGAAAATGGATCAGATGTACGGAATCTGACCTTGTTGAGGAAGATGAGAGGCTCTTAA
- a CDS encoding alanine racemase domain protein (PFAM: Alanine racemase, N-terminal domain~COGs: COG3457 amino acid racemase~InterPro IPR001608~KEGG: aco:Amico_0736 alanine racemase domain protein~PFAM: alanine racemase domain protein~SPTR: Amino acid racemase) encodes MFSFPELVIRLDKIRENAKKVAGVCSERGIAVWGVTKGLSGNVEVAKAMLEGGCTGIADSRMKNIVEMKESGINGPFMLLRLPMLSELDLVARYVDITLISMKETIFLLEEACKKAKRKCEAIVMVDVGDLREGIWPDEAEDIGMAFRECEFLKFAGVGTNLGCLSGVIPTRENLSMLVETGKKIADVAGSSLKYVSGGGTSSLKLVEDGLMPSEVNQLRIGEAILLGTDVTRNREIPYLSNDAIEVRAEIIECRRKPTKPIGEIGADAFGNVPHFEDKGIRLRAIAAIGRQDIRLEGLTVLDSGLEIIGASSDHLTMDAEGAKHRLKVGDIVRFRPDYGAMLAASTSRYVRVRIV; translated from the coding sequence ATGTTTAGCTTCCCAGAACTTGTAATCCGTCTTGATAAGATAAGAGAGAACGCAAAGAAAGTGGCAGGGGTGTGCTCCGAAAGAGGCATAGCTGTTTGGGGAGTGACAAAGGGGCTTTCTGGCAACGTGGAAGTGGCAAAAGCTATGTTGGAGGGCGGGTGCACCGGAATTGCGGACAGCCGCATGAAAAATATAGTTGAAATGAAGGAATCCGGCATCAATGGCCCCTTTATGCTTTTGCGGTTACCGATGTTAAGTGAACTAGATCTAGTCGCAAGATATGTGGATATAACGTTGATTTCAATGAAGGAGACCATATTCCTTTTGGAGGAAGCCTGCAAGAAGGCGAAGAGAAAATGTGAAGCCATAGTCATGGTGGACGTAGGAGATTTAAGGGAAGGCATTTGGCCCGATGAGGCCGAAGATATAGGAATGGCTTTTAGGGAATGCGAATTCCTCAAGTTTGCGGGCGTGGGGACCAATCTGGGCTGTCTTTCGGGGGTCATACCGACCAGGGAGAATTTGTCGATGCTCGTGGAAACGGGAAAGAAGATAGCTGATGTGGCTGGAAGCTCCCTTAAGTATGTTTCAGGGGGAGGGACATCTTCCCTGAAGTTGGTTGAGGATGGCCTTATGCCTTCAGAGGTGAACCAACTTAGGATAGGTGAGGCCATACTTTTGGGCACAGATGTAACTAGAAACAGAGAGATTCCCTATCTTTCCAACGATGCAATAGAGGTGCGCGCTGAAATAATCGAGTGTAGGAGAAAACCAACTAAACCTATAGGAGAGATAGGAGCAGACGCATTTGGGAACGTTCCTCATTTCGAAGACAAGGGTATAAGGTTACGAGCTATTGCGGCCATAGGAAGGCAAGATATAAGATTAGAAGGGCTGACTGTTTTAGATTCGGGGTTGGAGATAATAGGTGCGTCAAGTGATCACCTTACCATGGATGCAGAAGGCGCCAAGCACAGGCTTAAAGTGGGAGATATAGTGCGCTTTAGACCTGATTACGGGGCAATGCTGGCAGCCTCCACATCTCGTTACGTAAGAGTTAGAATTGTCTAG
- a CDS encoding protein of unknown function DUF147 (PFAM: DisA bacterial checkpoint controller nucleotide-binding~TIGRFAM: TIGR00159 family protein~COGs: COG1624 conserved hypothetical protein~InterPro IPR014046: IPR003390~KEGG: aco:Amico_0737 protein of unknown function DUF147~PFAM: protein of unknown function DUF147~SPTR: Putative uncharacterized protein) — translation MFFDMIHWRDFLDIAIIAFIFYRALLLLVDTRAMQLVKGLIVLGLIAALARLVHLEALSWVLGRLFGVIVIAIPIVFQPELRRMLEELGRGNILRRKQAEERAGQLTDEVTRALEYLRSQKIGAILVFQRDTGLKDFWRSAVKLNGEISEDLIVTIFWPGTPLHDGAVILDREKIIAAACYLPLTENSNLSRWIGTRHRAALGITEVSDAMALVVSEERGEVALAINGHLSRRLREDQIRRLLLHYFSAMPRRSSPWWETLKKELRNLWPAKESDRKEKENAKGN, via the coding sequence ATGTTTTTTGATATGATTCATTGGCGTGATTTCCTGGATATAGCCATAATAGCCTTTATTTTCTACAGGGCACTACTGCTCCTTGTGGACACCAGGGCCATGCAGCTGGTGAAGGGGCTTATAGTGTTGGGGCTGATAGCGGCTTTAGCCAGGTTAGTGCATCTTGAGGCACTCTCTTGGGTGCTAGGCAGGTTGTTCGGGGTAATCGTAATAGCCATTCCCATTGTGTTCCAGCCGGAATTGAGGCGCATGCTGGAGGAGTTGGGGAGAGGTAACATCCTTAGGAGAAAACAGGCAGAGGAAAGGGCAGGCCAGCTGACGGACGAGGTTACCCGCGCTTTGGAGTATTTAAGGAGTCAGAAAATAGGTGCGATCTTGGTTTTTCAAAGAGATACGGGACTAAAAGATTTTTGGAGGTCCGCCGTTAAGCTAAACGGCGAAATTTCGGAGGATTTGATTGTAACCATATTTTGGCCTGGTACACCGCTTCATGATGGGGCAGTCATTCTGGACAGGGAAAAGATCATTGCCGCTGCTTGTTATTTGCCTTTGACCGAAAACAGCAACCTCTCTAGATGGATAGGGACAAGGCATAGAGCAGCATTGGGCATAACGGAAGTATCTGATGCCATGGCTCTTGTAGTATCAGAAGAAAGAGGAGAAGTTGCCCTTGCAATAAACGGGCATTTATCTAGGAGACTAAGGGAAGATCAGATCCGGAGGTTGCTCCTTCACTACTTTTCCGCCATGCCGAGGCGGTCTAGTCCTTGGTGGGAAACTCTCAAAAAAGAACTGAGAAACCTATGGCCTGCAAAGGAAAGCGACAGGAAGGAAAAGGAAAATGCTAAAGGAAATTGA
- a CDS encoding YbbR family protein (PFAM: YbbR-like protein~COGs: COG4856 conserved hypothetical protein~InterPro IPR012505~KEGG: aco:Amico_0738 YbbR family protein~PFAM: YbbR family protein~SPTR: YbbR family protein), with the protein MLKEIDRLLSSRTFLKVISLLMAIAIWYYVASDRTSETVRTFSFPIEYLNAPAEYAINSNIRSVEVQVAASRELFLGESWSGIACQADLKGLGPGKHIVPVKVILPSGFKLINISPVSIEVNIIKTQSKDVPVRLKLLGELPPEYTLEEVEMEPEKITIKGPEDIINSISEAYVEASFEMLKDRNTLVLPVRVKSATEGSSELLMEPPKVKVNYVLTKGTPKKTVPISVNIEGKLDQDYDIKSITVEPGTGVVEGSMDAIRAIREIVVPVNVEGLKKTTSLNVPLPENYRGARIKFPNTITVNLAIEPKVVRRTYDNVLIVIKGKSIYPSWGVKPEIASVTVEGLPSVVENEHELPVELYVDVTNLVSTELRVPLQYKVLKPQVKVISLEPSTVTVFANME; encoded by the coding sequence ATGCTAAAGGAAATTGATCGCTTACTTTCATCCAGAACGTTCCTGAAGGTGATTTCTCTGTTAATGGCCATCGCCATTTGGTATTATGTGGCCTCCGACAGGACATCGGAGACTGTACGAACCTTTTCTTTCCCAATAGAATACCTTAATGCTCCGGCGGAATATGCCATTAATAGCAACATCAGAAGCGTTGAGGTTCAGGTTGCTGCAAGTAGAGAGCTCTTCCTTGGCGAGAGTTGGTCTGGGATAGCATGCCAAGCGGACCTAAAGGGATTAGGACCTGGTAAGCATATTGTACCCGTGAAGGTTATATTACCTTCTGGATTTAAATTGATAAACATTTCTCCAGTGTCCATTGAGGTAAATATAATTAAGACACAAAGCAAGGATGTGCCTGTGAGGTTGAAGCTCTTGGGTGAACTCCCTCCGGAGTACACCCTGGAAGAAGTTGAAATGGAGCCTGAGAAAATAACTATAAAGGGACCGGAGGACATAATTAATAGCATATCTGAGGCATATGTGGAAGCAAGCTTTGAAATGCTTAAGGACAGGAACACTTTGGTTTTGCCTGTCAGGGTCAAAAGCGCTACTGAGGGATCATCGGAACTTCTTATGGAGCCACCCAAGGTCAAGGTAAACTATGTGCTTACAAAGGGAACTCCTAAGAAGACGGTGCCAATTTCTGTAAATATAGAGGGGAAACTAGATCAGGATTATGATATAAAGAGCATTACCGTTGAGCCTGGCACCGGCGTTGTGGAAGGCTCAATGGATGCTATTAGGGCAATAAGAGAGATAGTGGTGCCGGTCAACGTCGAAGGACTCAAAAAGACTACTAGTCTGAACGTGCCCTTGCCTGAAAATTACAGGGGAGCAAGAATCAAGTTCCCGAACACGATAACCGTTAACTTGGCGATAGAGCCCAAGGTGGTCAGGCGTACTTACGATAACGTTCTCATAGTGATCAAAGGCAAAAGTATTTATCCTTCATGGGGAGTAAAGCCGGAAATTGCTTCGGTTACAGTAGAAGGGCTTCCCTCCGTTGTAGAGAACGAACATGAATTACCAGTGGAGCTTTACGTGGATGTCACCAATTTGGTATCCACCGAACTCAGAGTGCCATTACAATACAAGGTTCTAAAACCGCAAGTTAAAGTAATTTCCTTAGAACCTTCCACAGTCACTGTGTTTGCTAACATGGAGTGA
- a CDS encoding phosphoglucosamine mutase (PFAM: Phosphoglucomutase/phosphomannomutase, alpha/beta/alpha domain II; Phosphoglucomutase/phosphomannomutase, alpha/beta/alpha domain III; Phosphoglucomutase/phosphomannomutase, C-terminal domain; Phosphoglucomutase/phosphomannomutase, alpha/beta/alpha domain I~TIGRFAM: phosphoglucosamine mutase~COGs: COG1109 Phosphomannomutase~InterProIPR005844: IPR005845: IPR005846: IPR005843: IPR 006352: IPR005841~KEGG: aco:Amico_0739 phosphoglucosamine mutase~PFAM: phosphoglucomutase/phosphomannomutase alpha/beta/alpha domain I; phosphoglucomutase/phosphomannomutase alpha/beta/alpha domain II; phosphoglucomutase/phosphomannomutase alpha/beta/alpha domain III; phosphoglucomutase/phosphomannomutase~SPTR: Phosphoglucosamine mutase;~TIGRFAM: phosphoglucosamine mutase): MDKKHSIRCLFGTDGVRDVANRGFMTPEMVLRLGRAYVLYLIEKKGNSKPTIVVGRDPRHSGKMLESALISGMVSAGANVITLGIIPTPGVSYMVKKLGASGGAVVSASHNPPEYNGVKFLDEEGCKLLDESEAEVEEYIGDSLNDDWRPTGASIGTIEEISDAWLEYAKWMVSLFESSAFEGRKLLVDCANGAAAEPAKAVFNSMGCEVDFLGISQDGLSINERSGVMHLRNLAEKVTEGGYDFGIAYDGDADRTLIVDSKGRTIDGDIMLWVLARWLKKSHALGAGVVATVMSNMALEEHLKGEDISVYRSNVGDRYVMETMNKYGSLLGGEQSGHVIIKKFASTGDGLLTSLAFVNACFLLGEEISSLVDRFHRYPQLLRNVPSEKKEKIMEDPELWETIRQIEEEMKGIGRVLVRPSGTEPLVRVLVEAKDNSVLELYAKRVIDAILKSSAKA, translated from the coding sequence GTGGATAAGAAACATAGCATAAGGTGCCTTTTTGGCACCGATGGAGTGAGAGATGTTGCAAATCGCGGCTTTATGACCCCTGAAATGGTTTTGAGGCTAGGAAGAGCCTATGTCCTATACCTAATAGAAAAAAAGGGAAATTCTAAGCCTACTATTGTGGTGGGAAGGGATCCTAGGCACTCAGGCAAGATGCTTGAGTCGGCCCTTATATCCGGAATGGTGTCGGCAGGGGCAAACGTCATAACGCTGGGTATAATACCTACTCCCGGAGTAAGTTACATGGTTAAAAAGCTGGGAGCAAGTGGAGGGGCGGTGGTGAGTGCTTCCCACAACCCTCCAGAATATAATGGGGTCAAATTTTTGGATGAAGAAGGATGTAAGCTTCTTGATGAGTCCGAGGCAGAAGTGGAAGAATACATAGGTGACAGCCTCAACGATGATTGGAGGCCCACAGGTGCTTCAATAGGTACGATTGAAGAAATCTCCGATGCATGGCTGGAATATGCTAAATGGATGGTGAGCCTTTTTGAAAGTTCTGCTTTCGAAGGGCGGAAATTGCTAGTGGATTGTGCCAACGGAGCGGCGGCAGAGCCTGCAAAGGCGGTTTTTAACAGCATGGGTTGCGAAGTTGATTTCTTGGGGATAAGCCAAGATGGGTTGAGCATAAATGAGCGTTCAGGTGTCATGCACTTGCGCAACTTGGCAGAAAAGGTTACAGAAGGTGGTTATGACTTTGGAATAGCCTACGATGGTGACGCGGATAGAACGTTGATAGTGGACTCGAAGGGGCGTACGATAGATGGAGACATCATGTTATGGGTCCTTGCCAGGTGGCTCAAAAAGTCTCATGCTCTCGGTGCAGGAGTTGTAGCGACTGTGATGAGCAACATGGCCCTTGAGGAACACCTGAAAGGGGAGGATATATCCGTTTATCGCTCCAACGTAGGTGACAGGTATGTAATGGAGACGATGAACAAATACGGCTCCCTTTTGGGAGGAGAACAGTCTGGCCATGTAATCATAAAAAAGTTCGCTTCAACAGGGGATGGACTTCTCACTTCCCTGGCATTTGTTAACGCGTGTTTTCTTTTGGGCGAGGAGATATCTTCTCTTGTCGATAGGTTCCATCGCTATCCTCAATTATTGAGAAACGTCCCATCCGAGAAAAAAGAAAAGATTATGGAAGATCCGGAGTTGTGGGAAACCATAAGACAAATAGAGGAAGAAATGAAAGGAATCGGTAGAGTCCTTGTGCGCCCATCTGGCACAGAGCCTCTGGTGAGGGTTTTAGTGGAGGCAAAGGATAATTCTGTGTTGGAATTGTATGCTAAGAGAGTAATTGATGCCATCCTGAAAAGTTCGGCGAAAGCTTGA
- a CDS encoding UDP-glucose pyrophosphorylase (PFAM: Nucleotidyl transferase~TIGRFAM: UTP-glucose-1-phosphate uridylyltransferase~COGs: COG1210 UDP-glucose pyrophosphorylase~InterPro IPR005835: IPR005771~KEGG: tai:Taci_0840 UTP-glucose-1-phosphate uridylyltransferase~PFAM: Nucleotidyl transferase~SPTR: UTP-glucose-1-phosphate uridylyltransferase;~TIGRFAM: UTP-glucose-1-phosphate uridylyltransferase), which translates to MEKEEVSVKTCLFPVAGLGTRFLPATKEIPKEMLPVLDKPVIAYGVEEAVSSGCKKMIFVTSKGKNSILDYFDRNLELERELERRGKKDLVEEIKRISEGIECASVRQSQPLGLGHAVLMGEPFCDEPFFGVILPDDIMVSSEGSRPVLRQLVDVCEVRKASVVALMEVPPSETNRYGIVEIDQTIGDGLFSIKGMVEKPSPEEAPSNFAIMGRYVLSSRIFEHIRKCAPGAGGEYQLTDAIRSLLEEEPVYGLVFSGKRYDCGTKEAWLRTNVALALRDEALRSIVLEEVKKVEENCK; encoded by the coding sequence ATGGAGAAAGAAGAGGTTTCTGTTAAGACTTGCCTTTTTCCTGTGGCGGGTTTGGGTACCAGGTTTCTTCCTGCTACCAAGGAGATCCCTAAGGAGATGCTACCAGTTTTAGACAAACCTGTAATAGCGTACGGTGTGGAGGAGGCAGTTTCATCAGGCTGCAAGAAGATGATTTTTGTCACGTCAAAGGGGAAAAATTCGATCTTGGATTATTTTGATCGAAACCTTGAATTGGAAAGAGAACTCGAGAGAAGAGGGAAAAAAGATCTGGTGGAAGAGATAAAACGTATTTCGGAGGGGATCGAATGCGCTTCGGTGCGTCAAAGCCAACCGTTAGGCTTGGGACACGCAGTCCTGATGGGCGAACCCTTTTGTGATGAACCCTTTTTTGGAGTCATACTGCCCGATGACATCATGGTCTCCTCTGAAGGATCCCGACCAGTTTTGAGACAGCTTGTCGATGTATGTGAGGTGCGAAAGGCTTCCGTCGTGGCTTTGATGGAGGTTCCACCTTCGGAAACTAACAGGTACGGTATAGTAGAGATTGATCAAACCATTGGGGATGGCCTTTTCTCAATAAAGGGAATGGTAGAAAAACCGTCCCCAGAGGAAGCTCCTAGCAACTTTGCCATAATGGGGCGATACGTCCTTTCTTCGAGGATATTTGAGCATATTAGAAAATGCGCTCCTGGCGCAGGAGGAGAATATCAACTTACTGATGCCATAAGATCCCTCCTGGAAGAGGAGCCTGTTTACGGTCTTGTTTTTTCTGGCAAACGGTACGATTGTGGCACCAAGGAAGCTTGGCTTAGAACCAACGTTGCTTTGGCCTTGAGGGATGAAGCATTGAGGTCCATAGTATTGGAGGAGGTGAAAAAAGTAGAGGAAAATTGTAAGTGA